The sequence below is a genomic window from Bernardetia sp..
TAAAAGCAAAAATATGAGAGAGAGTTGTATATGTTTCATTAGATGATTGTGTTTTTTTATTAAAAAAGATGAATAAAAAACCACTACAAAGTTTGTAGTGGCTTTAAAGTTTCGCTACTACTACGTATGCGATATACTTTTTATTAGAGTACTGAATATCAATAGATATTTGCTGTTCTGTGAGTCACGGCACAGGGAAAAGTACCGTTCGTTGGCGTTTTAGTGTAGAGCGATACCAACAACTTTTTATCTCATGTCCAGTACTCTAACTTTTTATGTTTTGATTATTGGCTATACCATTTTGTAAATTTCTTGAGCCACTTATTCATATTAGTTTTTTATAAACAAGATTGATTGAACCTTCTGTAATTTGGGTTTTATTATATCTTGACAGTCATGAATATGTGTTTTTTAGTTGGCTTTAATAGGATAGCTTTATTTCTTATATTTCATCGCTTCCTTACAGTCCACATTAACATGTCCACCTGCAAAGCCGTCCACATAGGTTGGACCAAAGGATGTTCCATTATAATCTTGCTTGATATTTACATTGATATATTTGCAAGGTGAGCCTCCTGCCCATCCTTTGGTAACTACCACCAAGTTTTGGAATCTATATTTAGGAGTAGTTTTTGAAGTTTTATCTACGTAATTTACCAGCCAAGTAGTTGTGGTAAAGTAAGCGTATTGAATTTTGTCAGTCCAATTATCTCCATCTTCTTTGCCTTTGGCAATGATTTGTGGCATAAGCTCTTTTACCCAGTTCTGATCCACTGTGCCTTGCTTTGGTAATTTTACTTGTGCAGCAATACCTTCATTGATAAGTTTGCAAGAGTTCTTAAACTCTTCTCTTGCTAGGTTTACAATATAGGCACTATCAATTTGAGCAAAAACACTGGTGTCTTTGGCAAAAATATTATTATTCAATCCTTTTTGTCTCCTCTCATAAAATCTGTCAACAAAATATTCCTTAAAACCATCTTCTTTTAAGCTGCAATCATTATTCATCATCACTTTTTGCACTGCACGGATATGGATACTGTGCAATATATTAGGATTGTTAACTGTAGTATTTAGTGAACTAGGAGCTCTTCTACCACCACCAGCTTGTGTGATAATATTTCCTTTTTTCATGACTTCAAGCATGAACTTTTCTCCATATCCATAAGTCATATCCATTACTTCATTTCTAAAACCTGCATCCACAAACTTTCCTAGACCTGCATCTTCTTCAAAATAAAAAACTTGTGAAGTCTTGGTTTCTGGGTCGTACTTTATGGTAAATTCTGAGATAAAAAATACATTTTTCCCCCATGATGTCTCATATTCGCATCTTATAGGGAAGTAGCTGTAATACTTGCCAGAAAAACCTGTTGGGTCAGAATGTTCTTGTGAATAGATTTTTAATCCTTTAGGAAGCTTTCCATACATATTAGAGTATTGGAAATCTTCTTTACAGAAAGGACCAACAATGTCATTCTTTCCTTTGGATTTTGACTTCCCACCACCTAGAGATTCAGCCTTTTTTTCTAACTTTTTTAGTAATCCCTTGCCAATTTGTGCGTTTGCATCTAAGCTGAATAAACCAAAAAATAATACTGCTAGTAGTTTTGTAACGATTGTTTTTGTAATGTTCATTTTTTCTTAATTTGTAATAAAATATTGAGTCATCTGAATTGCTTTTTTGCTGTGTTTCAGATGATTAACTTGTTACAAACTTATGCTTTGCCTACAAGAATAAATTAGGAATCGAATAAACGTAGGAGCTTTTCGAATAAACGTTTATGATTTCTGTAAGAGCGAGTTAAGAGAGATTTTTGTACTACTAGATATTTTTTGAATAAATAGGTCAGCCTCGTAAGACAAACCATTTAAACAGTTTGCATTACGAGGCTGATTTACATAGCAGTATGTTTTTTGAGTAGTATGGAAGTTTTACTTAATACTTTTCAATCTCTCCAAGAGTTCGTCTTTTCTACGAACAGCAACAGGCAATGTACTGCCATCCTTTAAATGAATTGTTCCACCGTCTTTTTTATCCAAAAATTCGAAAAAATTGAGGTTCATAAGATGAGAACGATGGACTCTATAAAAAATACTTTTGGGAAGCATTTGCTCAAATACTTTGATAGACTGGGTAATCGTAATGGTGCGATTTTCTGTTAGATAAAAAAAAGTATAGTTTCCATTCGATTCGCAGCGCATAATTTCCTCCACAGAAACTAAATAGATTTTTTCTGCATCAGACAAGACTATTTTTTGAGCTTTTATATTTTCTTCATTCTGCTCTACATTTTCTAAATTTTGCCTTAGTGTATTTATTTTTTGTTGTGTGAAGTCTTGTAGAAGTTGTTTGTTTTTGATTTGTTGTACGGCTTTCAACAAGGCTTGTTCTAGGGCTTCTGGGTCAATGGGTTTCAGAAGATAATCTAATGCACTATATTTTATGGCACGAAGGGCATAATGGTCGTGTGCTGTGGCAAAGATTACATTTCCTTCAAAAATTCCTTTCTCATTTTTCTCACTGAGTTTTTGTAAAATATCAAAGCCTTTTCCGTCGGGCAACTCTACATCTAAAATGAGTAAATCGGGTTTTTGTACTTCTAAAGAAATTAAGCCTTCTTCCACACTTGCAGCCACACCAATAATCCTGTACTCCTTTGAAAGTGTAGGAATAATTTGTAATAAAAACTTCCGAATGCTAGGATTGTCATCGACGATAAAAATGTCCATTGAATTATAAATTTATATTTTTATAGAAAAAACTACCTCTGTCCCCAACGCATTTTGGTTTTCGTCTTTGTGGTCTATGATTTCATACTCAAAAGCATCTTTCATAAGTTTTTGACGGTCTTTTGTAATTTCTAAGGCTCTTGAAATATGCTGTTTTTTTCGCTCTTGATTGCGCCCTACACCATTGTCTTTGATAGAAACTTGAAGCAGGTTTTGGCTGATTTCTGTAAATTTTATTTCTATATTTTTCTCTGATTTCGTTGATTTTCGAAGTCCGTGTTCGATAGCATTTTCTACAAAGGGTTGAAGGAGCATTGTAGGAATAAAAATATCTTCAATTTCCAGCTCATCACTTTCATCTTGTGCTTCTTCTATAATTTTATAGTCAAATTCTAGGCTAAGCTGTTCTAGGGAAAGATATGTATTGAGAAATTTTATTTCTTCTTCTAAAGATACTTTTTCTTGATTTGAACCTTCCAAAACTTGTCGCATCAAATAAGAAAAGCCTGTAATATATTTACTTACTCTTTCTGTCTCTTTTTCATAAACAAGCATTTGAATGGCTGACAAAACATTAAAAAAGAAGTGTGGATTGATTTGCGCTCTTCGCCAACGCAATTTGGCTTGTTCTTTTTCAAAAGTATCGATGATATTTTTCTGTCTAAAGAATATCCATACAGCGACCAAAATTACAAAACCCAAAATAACCGAACCTGCTATAATATAATAAGAGTTTTTGAGTTCTAAATCTTTGATTTTAGCCTCTTGATTGAGTTTTTCGATAGTAGCTTCTTTGAGTTCTGTTTCATATTTGATAGCAAGTTCTTTTGTTTCTTTTTCTCTACGTTTTTGTGTGACAGAGTCTTGATATATGTTAGCTAACTCTATATTTTTAAAGGCACAGTTTATATCCATCTTTTTTCTACACGTAAAGGTAAGTTCTGAGTAAACATTTACAAGCATATCTGTTTGATTTAGCTTTTTAGCCTGTTGAGCTACTCTTTCAAGTGATATTTTTGCAGAATCATATTGTTCTAATCTGTTGTATGCTTTTCCCAAAATATAGGAAGCCATCATTGAGGTAAATATTCTGTCATTTTTTTCTGATACTTCAAAAGCCTTTATAGCATACACTTTTGCATTTTCATAGTTTTCTAATTTTGTGTAGATACTAGCTATTAAATGATATGCCTTAGCTTGTCTGTTTTTATCAGAAGGAGGAATAAGTTGCTCTATTTTTTTTGCATATACTAAGGCTGAATCATAAAGTCCTGCTCTTCTTAAAGTAATGGTGTAGTTTCCATAAATTCCTGTCAATAATTCTTTATTTTCAAAGCTTGAGCTTTCTAGTATTTCAATAGCTTTATTTGCATATTTAAGAGAATTTTCATCTTTTATAACCCCTAAACTATTTGATAAAGTAATGTAACCTATAACCAATAATTTTTGCTTCTCTTGATTAGTTTCAAAAACTCCATTTTCAATCAATTTAATACTATAAAAATTATATTCTATTGACTTTTTCAT
It includes:
- a CDS encoding LytR/AlgR family response regulator transcription factor, yielding MDIFIVDDNPSIRKFLLQIIPTLSKEYRIIGVAASVEEGLISLEVQKPDLLILDVELPDGKGFDILQKLSEKNEKGIFEGNVIFATAHDHYALRAIKYSALDYLLKPIDPEALEQALLKAVQQIKNKQLLQDFTQQKINTLRQNLENVEQNEENIKAQKIVLSDAEKIYLVSVEEIMRCESNGNYTFFYLTENRTITITQSIKVFEQMLPKSIFYRVHRSHLMNLNFFEFLDKKDGGTIHLKDGSTLPVAVRRKDELLERLKSIK
- a CDS encoding histidine kinase, which codes for MKYITYFPLLFVSLIFTLNASAQNKAKLDSLEQLFSTSQSLDKKAVILTSLFLNNRNIEKQKKIYTRSKRLQSEHPSSAILAIYNEYMTLFLASQDSSITPSMIKRGLHIEKELDNYTVPLIHKIRIVDLIAELYQKTNQMKKSIEYNFYSIKLIENGVFETNQEKQKLLVIGYITLSNSLGVIKDENSLKYANKAIEILESSSFENKELLTGIYGNYTITLRRAGLYDSALVYAKKIEQLIPPSDKNRQAKAYHLIASIYTKLENYENAKVYAIKAFEVSEKNDRIFTSMMASYILGKAYNRLEQYDSAKISLERVAQQAKKLNQTDMLVNVYSELTFTCRKKMDINCAFKNIELANIYQDSVTQKRREKETKELAIKYETELKEATIEKLNQEAKIKDLELKNSYYIIAGSVILGFVILVAVWIFFRQKNIIDTFEKEQAKLRWRRAQINPHFFFNVLSAIQMLVYEKETERVSKYITGFSYLMRQVLEGSNQEKVSLEEEIKFLNTYLSLEQLSLEFDYKIIEEAQDESDELEIEDIFIPTMLLQPFVENAIEHGLRKSTKSEKNIEIKFTEISQNLLQVSIKDNGVGRNQERKKQHISRALEITKDRQKLMKDAFEYEIIDHKDENQNALGTEVVFSIKI